A genome region from Rhinopithecus roxellana isolate Shanxi Qingling chromosome 10, ASM756505v1, whole genome shotgun sequence includes the following:
- the LOC104676337 gene encoding 60S ribosomal protein L36a, producing MVNVPKTRRTFCKKCGKHQPHKVTQCKKGKDSLYAQGKRRYDRKQSGYGGQTKPIFRKKAKTTKKIVLRLECVEPNCRFKRMLAIKRCKHFELGGDKKRKGQVIQF from the coding sequence ATGGTCAATGTACCTAAAACCCGAAGAACCTTCTGTAAGAAGTGTGGCAAGCATCAGCCTCACAAAGTGACACAGTGTAAGAAGGGCAAGGATTCTTTGTATGCCCAGGGAAAGAGGCGCTATGATCGGAAGCAGAGTGGCTATGGTGGGCAGACAAAGCCAATTTTCCGGAAGAAGGCTAAGACCACAAAGAAGATTGTGCTAAGGCTGGAATGTGTTGAGCCTAACTGCAGATTCAAGAGGATGCTGGCCATTAAGAGATGCAAGCATTTTGAACTGGGAGGAGATAAGAAGAGAAAGGGCCAAGTGATCCAGTTCTAA